The following are from one region of the Simiduia agarivorans SA1 = DSM 21679 genome:
- a CDS encoding universal stress protein, with product MASKQILVVIDPLTDDQLALTRAVHLAADLDASLRLFCCCYLTEEEMASYNSRKDAKHSHMAETSAWLNELAAPLKAQGLEVDCEAVWNQQWEVMVVQAAARVGAHLIVKSSFQHSAMTRRFARTSDVYLMRTASCPVLLVKSDDAWQNNIILAAVSLDASDDDAHGVLNNRILNYAHRLAKATEGELHLVSALENTPDLSAIFSSLEDEPEAPDEIAAQRFGVPISRMHVKPGNPKAAITEMAQTLHADVVIIGTVARTGLAATLLGNTAEKVLDAMDTDVMVVS from the coding sequence ATGGCCAGCAAACAAATACTCGTGGTAATCGATCCGCTGACGGACGATCAACTCGCACTGACTCGCGCGGTTCATCTTGCGGCCGACCTGGATGCCAGCCTCCGACTGTTTTGTTGTTGCTATCTCACAGAAGAGGAGATGGCCAGTTATAATTCACGCAAGGATGCCAAGCACAGCCATATGGCCGAAACCAGTGCATGGCTGAATGAATTGGCCGCGCCGCTGAAGGCCCAGGGGCTTGAAGTGGATTGTGAAGCCGTCTGGAATCAGCAATGGGAAGTGATGGTGGTTCAGGCTGCGGCGCGCGTCGGTGCCCACTTGATCGTGAAAAGCAGTTTCCAGCACAGCGCGATGACGCGCAGATTCGCCCGTACATCCGATGTCTACCTGATGCGCACCGCGTCTTGCCCCGTGCTGTTGGTAAAATCCGATGACGCCTGGCAAAACAATATTATTCTGGCCGCGGTTTCGCTCGATGCATCCGATGACGACGCGCACGGCGTGTTAAATAACCGTATTCTGAACTATGCCCATCGGCTTGCCAAAGCGACCGAAGGTGAATTGCATCTGGTTTCAGCATTGGAAAACACGCCCGATCTGTCTGCGATTTTCAGTAGTTTGGAAGATGAACCAGAAGCGCCGGATGAAATTGCCGCACAGCGTTTCGGTGTACCCATTTCCCGCATGCACGTTAAACCTGGCAACCCGAAGGCCGCCATTACCGAAATGGCGCAGACGCTGCATGCTGATGTGGTGATTATCGGAACAGTCGCACGCACGGGCCTGGCTGCAACCTTGCTAGGCAACACCGCCGAAAAAGTACTGGACGCAATGGACACCGATGTCATGGTGGTGAGCTGA
- a CDS encoding autotransporter domain-containing esterase, translating into MKYRALKPLAAALLLASSASYAASPFDEMVVFGDSLSDSGQFPDAGGPIHPTLGVPASGLRFTNRLDGAGSATDLVGVQRLSAKLGLGYLAASTPYLPSPVTGYPAGTNYAVGGYTSAQIKASITDADGSVVFNPAAGPAKVRDGYLAEFGEARASTLYYVNGGGNDVLGITNPADPNNAVNIVTAANTLVEGINALDAAGAQYIMVSNLPDVGRTPAGIGSGAQPLWTPLSALYNDTLYAGLRNSDANVIPVDARGLVEEIIASPAEFGFVADANVLRGTCYDGSGGSCLENPQYGMQQASNGDPTKLLFNDGVHPTAMAQQIVADYMFSLIRAPQEVGQLPVLGASLVDGDMHQTRQQMQANLAAKKLDAGSWQIFVRGNGTEFEAKEAYAASEIDGSGALLGLQYGVSEQWSIGLGLSSQQADLGFVDSASSYEGSSQAINLFTGFVSGNHWFNASIHYGKQDYENLNRVVPLGISQRVESGETSGDSIGVSAEYGYNVSPHSNWEYGPKLELATRTINVDGYAEAGGQTTSLTYGDQTHKSNTADLGLFIHWRALADQLVVTSEWGIRSQLTGKDHQLQMQSQTLDLNPYELPAYQQDKGENWYGNISASYYLSDAAAITASWQRESGDLMQDQWAIGASLAF; encoded by the coding sequence ATGAAATACCGCGCTCTAAAACCGCTTGCCGCCGCCCTGCTGTTGGCATCCAGTGCCAGCTACGCCGCATCACCGTTTGATGAAATGGTCGTGTTTGGCGACAGCCTTTCCGATTCCGGACAATTTCCCGATGCCGGTGGCCCGATTCATCCCACGCTGGGTGTGCCAGCCAGTGGCCTGCGTTTCACCAACCGCCTTGATGGCGCCGGTTCAGCCACCGATCTGGTGGGCGTGCAACGCCTGAGCGCCAAATTGGGTCTGGGCTATCTGGCCGCATCAACGCCCTACTTACCCAGCCCGGTAACCGGTTATCCCGCCGGCACAAACTATGCGGTAGGCGGCTATACATCAGCTCAGATCAAGGCCTCGATTACCGATGCTGACGGCTCGGTAGTGTTTAATCCCGCTGCCGGTCCCGCCAAAGTACGCGACGGGTATCTGGCAGAATTCGGCGAAGCCCGCGCCAGCACGCTCTATTACGTCAACGGTGGTGGCAACGATGTGTTGGGCATTACCAACCCGGCCGATCCGAATAATGCGGTCAATATCGTCACAGCAGCCAATACGCTGGTGGAAGGTATCAATGCACTGGACGCGGCCGGCGCGCAGTACATCATGGTTTCAAACCTTCCCGACGTGGGCAGAACACCTGCCGGTATCGGCTCCGGCGCTCAACCCCTGTGGACACCCCTGAGCGCGCTCTACAACGACACCCTTTACGCCGGTTTACGCAACAGCGATGCCAACGTCATTCCCGTTGACGCGCGCGGTTTGGTAGAAGAAATCATTGCATCACCGGCGGAATTCGGTTTCGTCGCTGATGCCAATGTGCTCCGTGGCACCTGTTACGATGGTTCGGGCGGCAGCTGTCTGGAAAACCCCCAATACGGTATGCAGCAGGCGAGTAATGGCGATCCCACCAAATTGCTGTTTAACGATGGCGTTCACCCCACGGCCATGGCGCAGCAAATTGTTGCCGATTACATGTTCAGCTTGATTCGCGCGCCGCAGGAAGTCGGCCAATTGCCCGTGTTGGGTGCGAGCCTGGTGGATGGCGACATGCATCAGACCCGTCAGCAAATGCAGGCCAATCTGGCAGCGAAAAAGCTGGACGCCGGCAGCTGGCAGATTTTTGTGCGCGGCAACGGCACCGAGTTCGAAGCAAAAGAAGCCTATGCGGCCAGTGAAATTGACGGTAGCGGCGCGCTTCTGGGCCTGCAGTACGGCGTATCCGAACAATGGAGCATTGGTCTCGGTTTATCCAGTCAGCAGGCAGATCTCGGTTTTGTCGATTCTGCATCCAGCTACGAAGGCAGCAGCCAGGCGATCAACCTGTTTACCGGCTTCGTGTCGGGTAATCACTGGTTCAACGCCAGCATCCATTACGGCAAACAGGATTATGAGAACCTGAATCGCGTGGTACCGCTGGGTATCAGCCAGCGCGTGGAATCCGGCGAAACGTCAGGTGACTCCATCGGTGTCAGCGCCGAGTACGGCTACAATGTGTCGCCCCACAGCAACTGGGAGTACGGCCCCAAACTGGAGTTGGCCACGCGTACGATCAATGTGGATGGCTACGCTGAAGCCGGAGGTCAAACCACGTCGTTGACCTACGGCGACCAGACCCATAAATCCAATACCGCCGATCTCGGCCTGTTCATCCATTGGCGCGCACTCGCCGATCAGTTGGTGGTTACGTCCGAGTGGGGTATTCGCTCCCAGCTCACCGGTAAAGACCATCAGTTGCAGATGCAGAGCCAGACGCTGGATCTGAACCCCTATGAATTGCCCGCCTATCAGCAGGACAAAGGCGAAAACTGGTACGGCAACATCAGCGCCAGCTACTACTTGTCTGACGCCGCCGCCATCACCGCCAGCTGGCAGCGCGAGAGCGGCGACCTGATGCAGGATCAGTGGGCTATTGGCGCCAGCCTGGCATTCTGA
- a CDS encoding ABC-F family ATP-binding cassette domain-containing protein, with translation MIELSQVSLQRGPKILLDHADLRIHPGQHLGLIGANGSGKSTLFQMLLGKLAPDTGSAQIPGQWRIAHMAQEIEHTGRSALDHVLDGDQTLRQVQRQIETAEGEALAAAYAQMEHIDGYTAEARAMQLLAGLGFKPGEEQKPVADFSGGWRIRLNLAQALMCPSDLLLLDEPTNHLDLDTTLWLEQWLKRYAGTLLLISHDRDFLDAVVDRIVNLEAQKLVLYVGNYSAYERQKAERLAQQQAAFEKQQERIAEIENFVRRFRAKATKAKQAQSRLKELERMESIAPAHIDSPFHFSIPCFDKVSNPLINLQQADIGYGKPLFRKLSLTVLPGARIGLLGFNGAGKSTLIKALTGELAPLAGDITRGEHLRIGYFAQHQLQALDLDATPALHLQRLSPKASEQEIRNFLGGFGFIGDDALAIVRPFSGGEKARLALAIIAWQKPNLLLMDEPTNHLDLEMRHALTVALQAFDGAVILVSHDRHLLRNTVEDFWLVHAGKVEPFDGDLDAYHQWTQTQLAGETLPVSAAITEPRLDKKAQRQQAAAQREKIKPLTNAIKKAEREMEQLQSELETLETALADNSLYDEANKDRMNTLFQKQAGVRAQLDETEARWLELSEQLEALEHH, from the coding sequence ATGATAGAACTCAGCCAAGTGAGCCTGCAGCGCGGGCCTAAAATTCTGCTCGATCACGCCGATCTGCGCATTCATCCGGGCCAACATCTGGGCCTGATTGGCGCCAATGGTAGTGGTAAATCCACCCTGTTCCAAATGTTGCTCGGCAAGCTCGCACCCGATACCGGGAGTGCCCAGATTCCCGGCCAGTGGCGCATTGCCCACATGGCGCAGGAAATCGAACACACCGGCCGCAGCGCACTGGATCACGTGCTCGATGGCGACCAGACTTTGCGTCAGGTGCAGCGGCAGATTGAGACCGCCGAAGGTGAAGCGCTGGCGGCGGCTTACGCGCAGATGGAACACATCGATGGCTACACCGCCGAAGCACGCGCGATGCAGCTGCTGGCGGGCCTCGGCTTCAAGCCCGGCGAGGAGCAAAAGCCAGTGGCCGATTTTTCCGGTGGCTGGCGCATCCGGCTCAACCTTGCGCAGGCGCTCATGTGTCCGTCTGATCTTTTGCTGCTGGACGAACCCACCAACCACCTGGATCTGGATACCACCCTGTGGCTGGAACAATGGCTCAAGCGCTATGCCGGCACCTTGTTGTTGATTTCCCACGACCGGGATTTCCTCGATGCGGTGGTGGATCGCATCGTCAACCTTGAAGCGCAAAAACTCGTGCTGTACGTGGGCAACTACTCGGCCTATGAGCGTCAGAAAGCCGAGCGTCTGGCACAGCAGCAAGCGGCGTTTGAAAAACAGCAAGAGCGCATTGCCGAAATTGAAAACTTTGTCCGCCGTTTCCGGGCGAAGGCCACCAAAGCCAAACAAGCGCAAAGCCGGTTAAAAGAACTGGAACGCATGGAATCCATTGCACCGGCACACATTGACTCGCCATTTCATTTTTCGATTCCGTGTTTTGATAAAGTCAGCAATCCCCTGATTAATTTGCAACAAGCCGACATTGGCTACGGCAAGCCGTTGTTCAGAAAACTCAGCCTGACGGTATTACCCGGCGCACGCATTGGTTTACTGGGATTTAATGGCGCGGGTAAATCCACGCTGATTAAAGCATTAACCGGTGAACTGGCGCCGCTCGCGGGCGACATTACCCGCGGTGAGCACTTGCGCATCGGTTATTTTGCCCAGCACCAATTGCAGGCATTGGACCTCGACGCCACACCCGCACTGCATTTGCAACGCCTGAGCCCGAAAGCCAGCGAGCAGGAAATCCGCAATTTCCTCGGCGGTTTTGGCTTTATCGGCGACGATGCACTCGCCATTGTCAGGCCGTTTTCCGGCGGCGAAAAAGCCCGCTTGGCATTGGCGATTATCGCCTGGCAAAAACCCAATCTGCTGCTGATGGACGAACCCACCAACCACCTGGATCTGGAAATGCGCCACGCGCTCACCGTTGCCCTGCAGGCGTTTGACGGCGCAGTGATTCTGGTATCGCACGACCGCCACCTGTTACGCAATACCGTGGAAGATTTCTGGTTGGTGCACGCCGGTAAAGTGGAGCCATTTGATGGTGATCTTGACGCCTACCACCAGTGGACCCAAACCCAATTAGCCGGGGAAACGCTGCCGGTGTCCGCCGCCATCACCGAGCCACGACTCGACAAAAAAGCCCAGCGCCAACAGGCTGCAGCTCAGCGGGAAAAAATCAAACCGCTCACCAACGCGATCAAAAAAGCCGAACGGGAAATGGAGCAGTTGCAGTCAGAGTTGGAGACCTTGGAAACCGCATTGGCCGACAACAGCCTGTACGACGAAGCAAACAAAGACCGGATGAATACCTTGTTCCAGAAGCAAGCCGGCGTGCGCGCCCAACTGGACGAGACCGAGGCTCGCTGGCTTGAACTGTCCGAACAACTGGAAGCCCTGGAACACCACTGA
- a CDS encoding TIGR02444 family protein, whose product MTDPSMKAGVLALYRAPGVEPGLLQLQDAHGVSIPLLLWAGWLGTRSVTLAQLPEAELRHLLGWEKQTVGPLRSLRRRLKAELEDQPSLAALREQIKACEQQAEWWLLQQLAALPLETGELCPLTLCLRFAGIDECEPIGALRAAIGARLNSQQQVS is encoded by the coding sequence ATGACTGATCCATCGATGAAAGCCGGGGTATTGGCCCTGTACCGCGCCCCGGGCGTGGAGCCGGGCCTGTTGCAGTTGCAAGACGCGCACGGCGTCTCGATTCCCTTGTTGCTCTGGGCGGGCTGGTTGGGTACCCGGTCAGTAACACTGGCACAGTTGCCCGAGGCGGAACTGCGCCACTTGCTGGGGTGGGAAAAACAGACAGTGGGACCCTTGCGATCCTTGCGTCGCCGGCTCAAGGCCGAACTTGAGGACCAGCCCTCGCTCGCCGCGCTGAGGGAACAGATTAAAGCCTGCGAACAACAAGCGGAATGGTGGTTGTTGCAGCAGCTGGCCGCGCTGCCCTTGGAAACGGGGGAACTTTGCCCGTTGACGCTGTGTCTCAGATTCGCTGGCATTGATGAATGTGAGCCGATTGGCGCTTTGCGCGCTGCCATCGGTGCGCGCCTTAACAGCCAGCAGCAAGTAAGCTAG
- a CDS encoding FKBP-type peptidyl-prolyl cis-trans isomerase, with the protein MMTHKKGLVTGIALATALLAACGADKKEEAKLDTLEAKVSYIFGTNMANQFKQEDIALDAGALALAVQDVQAGKESRIKQEDIQKVMEEFQAAAQAKQEQQYQAVADANKLESDEFLAANKAKDGVQTTETGLQYKVVAEGEGAKPTTDDTVKVHYKGTLINGTEFDSSYARGEPVSFPVTGVIAGWTEALQLMSPGAKYELYIPSELAYGPGGTGPIGPNQALIFEVELLEVLQPEAKKDAAK; encoded by the coding sequence ATGATGACCCACAAGAAAGGCCTGGTGACCGGTATCGCCCTGGCCACCGCTCTGCTCGCGGCCTGCGGCGCAGATAAGAAAGAAGAAGCCAAGCTCGACACCCTGGAAGCCAAAGTGAGCTACATCTTTGGTACCAACATGGCCAATCAGTTCAAACAGGAAGACATCGCGCTGGACGCTGGTGCTCTGGCATTGGCTGTACAAGACGTGCAGGCGGGCAAAGAAAGCCGGATCAAGCAGGAAGACATCCAGAAAGTGATGGAAGAATTCCAGGCGGCGGCGCAAGCCAAACAAGAGCAGCAATACCAGGCAGTGGCAGACGCCAACAAGCTGGAAAGTGACGAGTTCCTGGCCGCCAACAAAGCCAAAGACGGCGTGCAGACCACTGAAACCGGCCTGCAGTACAAAGTGGTAGCCGAAGGTGAAGGCGCCAAGCCCACCACCGATGACACCGTTAAAGTGCACTATAAAGGCACCCTGATTAACGGCACCGAATTCGACAGCTCCTACGCCCGAGGCGAGCCGGTATCTTTCCCGGTAACCGGTGTGATTGCCGGTTGGACCGAAGCGCTGCAGCTGATGAGCCCCGGCGCCAAGTACGAACTCTATATTCCGTCCGAGCTGGCTTACGGTCCCGGCGGCACTGGCCCCATTGGTCCTAACCAGGCGCTGATTTTCGAAGTTGAGCTGCTGGAAGTGCTGCAGCCTGAAGCGAAAAAAGACGCCGCTAAGTAA
- a CDS encoding WD40 repeat domain-containing protein — protein MNLIRILVAALSLLLISACDSVPAPEKSTEVANKGILSGVISQDGQYALVGAIFEGGSLWRLTDNERLYDWNHQAGERSTIHSAAFSANGRWAATATTHTIVLWDLASGQAARFWNAPAEVLDMALTPDADYALLGLVDGTAVLFDIKRGGVRRTLRHENRVRKVALTADGRTAITGSEDYTAVVWDLEKGEALYTFTHDEEVQMVAIADDGSRAMSAAKYDKAVIWDLRTGKALGNIPLSGSLTKRGIRFTAAQFSPDARQLLTGRPDQTVQLWNLATLEQAGIWRLPKRDTLQPTGAAVLAVGFATRGYVALSANGFVHELR, from the coding sequence ATGAATCTGATCCGGATCTTGGTTGCCGCCCTGTCACTGCTGCTGATCAGCGCCTGTGACTCGGTACCCGCGCCCGAAAAAAGCACCGAAGTGGCCAATAAAGGCATTCTCAGCGGCGTCATCAGCCAGGATGGCCAGTACGCCCTGGTGGGCGCGATCTTTGAAGGTGGCAGTCTTTGGCGCCTGACCGACAACGAACGCCTGTACGACTGGAACCACCAGGCAGGCGAGCGTTCCACCATCCACAGCGCGGCCTTTTCTGCCAATGGCCGATGGGCTGCCACAGCCACCACGCACACCATCGTTCTCTGGGATCTGGCCAGTGGGCAGGCCGCCCGTTTCTGGAATGCGCCGGCCGAGGTGCTGGATATGGCCCTCACACCCGACGCCGATTATGCACTGCTGGGCCTGGTGGATGGCACGGCGGTACTGTTTGATATCAAGCGCGGCGGCGTCCGCCGCACCCTGCGACATGAAAACCGGGTCCGGAAAGTCGCACTCACCGCCGATGGCCGCACCGCGATTACCGGGTCGGAGGACTACACCGCCGTGGTGTGGGATCTGGAAAAAGGCGAAGCCCTGTACACCTTTACCCACGATGAAGAAGTGCAGATGGTGGCCATTGCCGACGATGGCAGTCGCGCCATGAGCGCCGCAAAATACGACAAAGCCGTTATCTGGGATCTGCGCACTGGCAAAGCATTGGGCAATATTCCCTTGTCGGGCAGTCTGACCAAACGCGGCATACGTTTCACCGCCGCTCAATTCTCACCCGACGCCCGCCAGCTGCTCACCGGCCGGCCGGACCAAACTGTGCAGCTCTGGAATCTCGCCACGCTGGAACAGGCCGGCATCTGGCGTCTGCCCAAGCGCGACACACTGCAACCCACAGGCGCGGCGGTACTGGCAGTGGGCTTTGCCACCCGGGGCTATGTGGCGTTGTCCGCCAATGGCTTTGTGCATGAATTGCGCTAG
- the rsd gene encoding sigma D regulator — protein MLENCKSAKERWGGVSEIIDRWLQERQDALVLYCKLSEHDEFEPERHGDDVRSLCQLLVDYSSAGHFEVYKQLVAEAKEFDDQDAIAEAAELYSEIDPTTDLILDFNDKYQEIDDLDALRADLSRLGSALETRFSAEDRMIAVLHDAHKDLVS, from the coding sequence ATGCTGGAGAATTGCAAATCAGCCAAAGAACGTTGGGGCGGTGTGAGCGAGATTATCGACCGCTGGCTGCAGGAGCGGCAGGATGCCCTGGTTCTCTATTGCAAGCTGTCCGAGCACGATGAGTTCGAACCCGAGCGCCACGGCGACGACGTGCGCAGCCTGTGCCAGTTGCTGGTGGATTACAGCTCCGCCGGCCACTTCGAGGTATACAAGCAACTGGTGGCAGAAGCCAAAGAGTTTGACGATCAGGACGCCATTGCCGAGGCGGCTGAACTCTACAGCGAGATTGACCCCACTACCGACCTCATCCTCGATTTCAACGACAAGTATCAGGAGATCGACGATCTCGATGCCTTGCGCGCTGACCTGTCGCGTCTGGGCAGTGCATTGGAGACCCGCTTCAGTGCTGAAGACCGGATGATCGCCGTGTTGCACGATGCCCATAAGGATCTGGTGTCCTGA
- a CDS encoding LrgB family protein produces MSSNLFWLGCLLLTLAAYLLGDLLYQRSGRRLWLHPLATGSACIALGLWLAGVDYPQYRQASELFYLLLGLATVALAVPLHRELHQLKGLVMPVAITLVFGSAIACTTALVSAWLLGADADLLRALAPKSVTTPIALGLSQSLGANVSVTTGVVIYTGVFGALIASPVFRWAGLADPRLQGIVLGINAHGVGTARGFEISPVTGAFAGLGMGLTGAITALWLPYVIPWLI; encoded by the coding sequence ATGAGCAGTAACCTGTTCTGGCTCGGTTGCCTGCTACTGACGCTCGCCGCCTACCTGTTGGGCGATCTGTTGTACCAACGCAGTGGCCGCCGGCTCTGGTTGCACCCGCTGGCCACCGGTTCGGCCTGTATCGCGCTGGGCCTTTGGCTCGCAGGTGTTGATTACCCGCAATACCGCCAGGCGTCAGAATTGTTTTATCTCCTGCTGGGGCTCGCAACGGTGGCGCTGGCCGTGCCGTTGCACCGGGAATTGCATCAGCTCAAGGGCCTGGTGATGCCGGTGGCCATCACACTGGTTTTCGGCAGTGCCATCGCCTGTACCACCGCGCTGGTGTCGGCCTGGTTGCTGGGCGCCGATGCCGATCTGCTGCGCGCACTCGCACCCAAGTCTGTCACCACCCCGATTGCCTTGGGGCTGAGCCAGTCCCTCGGCGCCAACGTCAGCGTGACCACCGGTGTGGTGATTTACACCGGCGTGTTCGGCGCCCTGATCGCCAGCCCCGTGTTTCGCTGGGCCGGTTTGGCGGACCCGCGACTACAGGGCATTGTATTGGGTATCAACGCCCACGGCGTCGGTACCGCGCGCGGGTTTGAAATCAGCCCGGTTACGGGCGCCTTTGCCGGCCTGGGCATGGGTTTAACGGGCGCGATCACTGCGCTTTGGCTACCCTATGTGATTCCCTGGTTAATCTGA
- a CDS encoding CidA/LrgA family protein produces MLKGLAVLVLYLFAGEALSQALQWRIPGPVTGMLLLFLSLQLLPAKPLADTAEVASKPLIQWLPLFFLPAGAGIFFLPAEVIAQWPAILAAMLVGTAASLWLCSLLLKRLANADEQ; encoded by the coding sequence GTGCTTAAGGGCCTGGCGGTGCTGGTGCTTTACCTGTTTGCCGGTGAAGCACTCAGCCAGGCACTGCAATGGCGCATCCCGGGCCCGGTGACGGGTATGTTGCTGCTGTTTCTCAGCCTGCAGCTACTGCCGGCCAAGCCGCTTGCCGATACCGCCGAAGTCGCCAGCAAGCCGCTGATCCAGTGGCTGCCGCTTTTTTTTCTCCCCGCCGGCGCCGGCATCTTTTTTCTGCCCGCCGAGGTGATCGCCCAATGGCCCGCCATTCTGGCGGCGATGCTGGTAGGCACGGCTGCGTCCCTGTGGCTGTGCAGCCTGTTGCTCAAACGCCTGGCCAATGCCGATGAGCAGTAA
- a CDS encoding disulfide bond formation protein B: MPLPGIRATFIWVALGCLGLILTALYMQHMMDMHPCPLCITQRVFVILVGLVALVAALHMPAQTGRRLYASLGGLFAIIGGGVSARHVWIQNLPEDQVPACGPGLEYMFETFPIMEALALLFQGDGNCADVVWSFLGLSIPAWTLVAFAGLLAINVWQGLRRSA; this comes from the coding sequence ATGCCTTTGCCCGGAATCCGCGCAACCTTTATCTGGGTCGCCCTTGGCTGCCTCGGCCTGATCCTCACCGCCCTTTACATGCAACACATGATGGACATGCACCCGTGCCCGCTGTGCATCACCCAGCGGGTGTTTGTGATACTGGTGGGCCTGGTGGCACTGGTGGCCGCGCTGCACATGCCGGCGCAAACCGGGCGCCGGCTCTACGCCAGCCTCGGTGGACTCTTCGCCATTATTGGCGGCGGAGTGTCCGCCCGCCATGTATGGATTCAGAACCTGCCCGAAGACCAGGTGCCCGCCTGCGGCCCGGGGCTGGAATACATGTTTGAAACATTTCCCATCATGGAAGCGTTGGCGCTGTTGTTCCAGGGCGACGGCAACTGCGCCGACGTGGTGTGGAGTTTCCTCGGATTGAGCATTCCCGCCTGGACCCTGGTGGCCTTTGCCGGCCTGCTCGCCATCAATGTCTGGCAGGGTTTGCGCCGGAGTGCTTAA
- a CDS encoding flagellar basal body-associated FliL family protein: MACKPLLITPLAIFLLLAFAAVPTAQAQDEEAAPKPEAMYIPLLPPFVVNYGGAGRLKYLKAEMTVRVHSIEGAQRVRHHMPAIRDKLVSLLSAQEELVIDTQEGKEQLRKDSLVAIQQVIEMEEGSESGVVDVFFDNLVVQR, encoded by the coding sequence ATGGCCTGCAAACCTCTGTTGATTACCCCCCTGGCGATTTTCCTGCTGCTGGCGTTTGCTGCCGTGCCTACGGCGCAGGCGCAGGACGAAGAGGCAGCACCCAAGCCCGAGGCCATGTACATCCCCTTGTTGCCGCCTTTTGTCGTGAATTACGGCGGCGCCGGCCGGCTGAAATACCTGAAGGCCGAGATGACCGTGCGGGTGCACAGCATCGAAGGTGCTCAGCGGGTGCGCCACCATATGCCGGCCATTCGCGACAAACTGGTGAGCCTGCTGAGTGCGCAGGAAGAACTGGTGATTGATACCCAGGAAGGCAAGGAACAGTTGCGCAAAGATTCGCTGGTGGCCATTCAGCAGGTCATCGAAATGGAAGAAGGCAGTGAGTCGGGCGTGGTGGATGTGTTCTTCGATAATCTGGTGGTACAGCGTTAG
- a CDS encoding sulfite exporter TauE/SafE family protein, protein MEYLVVTFVAFLASTLTLFSGFGLGTLLMPAIAVFFSVELAVAMTAVVHLANNLFKLGLLARHADRQAVLRFGLPALATAFLGAWWLGQLSAGERFVEYAFGGWAFSVEAVSFIIGCVILVFVVLELTPAFGRLAFDRRWLPLGGALSGFFGGLSGHQGAFRSMFLIKSGLSKEAFVATGVVLAVMVDVARMLVYGVSLNAYAADINWLLVALATLAAFLGAFIGARLVKKVTLQWVQWMVSACLLMIGLGMVTGNI, encoded by the coding sequence ATGGAATACCTCGTAGTCACCTTTGTAGCCTTTCTGGCTTCCACACTCACGCTGTTTTCCGGCTTTGGCCTGGGCACGTTATTGATGCCGGCCATCGCGGTGTTTTTCTCGGTGGAGCTGGCGGTGGCCATGACCGCCGTTGTGCACCTGGCCAACAATCTGTTCAAGTTGGGTTTGCTGGCCAGACATGCCGACCGCCAAGCGGTGCTCCGGTTTGGCCTGCCCGCGCTGGCCACCGCTTTTCTGGGCGCCTGGTGGTTGGGGCAATTGAGCGCCGGTGAACGGTTTGTGGAATACGCTTTTGGCGGTTGGGCGTTCTCGGTGGAGGCGGTCAGTTTTATTATCGGCTGTGTGATCCTGGTGTTTGTGGTACTGGAACTGACACCGGCATTTGGTCGGCTGGCATTTGATCGCCGCTGGCTGCCGCTCGGTGGCGCCTTGAGTGGTTTTTTTGGCGGTTTGTCCGGGCATCAGGGCGCCTTCCGTAGCATGTTCCTGATCAAAAGCGGCCTCAGCAAAGAAGCGTTTGTGGCCACGGGCGTAGTATTGGCGGTGATGGTGGATGTAGCGCGCATGCTGGTATACGGTGTCAGCCTGAACGCCTACGCTGCCGACATTAACTGGCTGCTGGTGGCGCTGGCGACCCTGGCCGCATTCCTTGGCGCGTTCATTGGTGCCAGATTGGTTAAGAAAGTGACTTTGCAGTGGGTGCAGTGGATGGTATCCGCGTGCTTGTTGATGATCGGCCTCGGCATGGTCACCGGCAATATCTGA